The genome window TTCGCTATTGAGTCATTGAAACTGAATCCTGAGAAAGTAATAGGTGTGGATATCTCTGAAGGTATGCTTAATGTCGGTCGGCAGAAAATGAAGAAACGAGGATACTCTGAGATCATCGATATGCAATCCGGAGATTCAGAAAACCTTCACTTTGATGATAATAAATTCGATGCTGTAATCGTTGCATTCGGTGTAAGAAACTTTGAAAATCTAGAAAAAGGATTGTCGGAAATGAATCGAGTTTTAAGACCCGGCGGCAGGGCCATCATCCTAGAATTTTCAAAACCTACGGTATTTCCGTTCAAACAATTATATAATTTTTATTTTCGTTGGATATTACCGAAGATTGGAAAGGTGGTTTCAAAAGATAACACCGCCTATACCTACTTGCCAGAATCAGTAAATGAATTTCCTTATGGAAATAATTTTCTGAAAATTCTGGAAAAAACAGGATATAAAAACACTAAATGCAAACCATTAACCCT of Marinobacter alexandrii contains these proteins:
- the ubiE gene encoding bifunctional demethylmenaquinone methyltransferase/2-methoxy-6-polyprenyl-1,4-benzoquinol methylase UbiE; this encodes MTVLPYKDKSDAKKKQVAEMFDSISGKYDFLNHFLSLGIDIRWRKKGIKMLRDLQPKQILDIATGTGDFAIESLKLNPEKVIGVDISEGMLNVGRQKMKKRGYSEIIDMQSGDSENLHFDDNKFDAVIVAFGVRNFENLEKGLSEMNRVLRPGGRAIILEFSKPTVFPFKQLYNFYFRWILPKIGKVVSKDNTAYTYLPESVNEFPYGNNFLKILEKTGYKNTKCKPLTLGISSIYVGEK